GTGCGCCGGCTGGGCCTGATGAACGCGCTCTCGGCCAAGCAGCAGGAAGGCAAGCTGGTGATCCTGGAAGCGGCGGCGCTCAAGGACGCCAAGACCAAGACCCTGGCCGGCAAGCTCGACAAGCTGACCTGGGGCCGGGTGCTGATCATCGACGGCCCCGAGGTCGACGCCAATTTCGCCCGCGCCGCGGCCAACCTGCCCGATATCGACGTGTTGCCGGCCCAGGGCGCCAACGTTTACGACATCCTGCGCCGCGACACCCTGGTGCTGACCAAGGCGGCGGTGGAGCGCCTGGAGGCGCGCCTCAAATGAA
The DNA window shown above is from Alphaproteobacteria bacterium and carries:
- the rplD gene encoding 50S ribosomal protein L4 is translated as MKAKVTTLDNKSAGSIDLDDAIFGLEPRPDLLHRVVNWQLAKRRAGNHKTLGISEVSGTGAKPYRQKGTGRARHGSRRSPQFRGGAVTFGPVLRSHATKLPRKVRRLGLMNALSAKQQEGKLVILEAAALKDAKTKTLAGKLDKLTWGRVLIIDGPEVDANFARAAANLPDIDVLPAQGANVYDILRRDTLVLTKAAVERLEARLK